The stretch of DNA GGTCCGGCCCCTGAATTTTCAGAAACAGTTTCTGAAAATGTTTCAGAACATCTTCTCACAATTTGCAGTTCTGGAAATAGTTGCCATGAATCAGGCTTCATGATAAGTGAAATAAGTTAAGAATGTCCCGGCTATCCTCAACTATCCGAAATCTGAAAGCGTATCGGAGGCAATGACGGAAACAGTTTCCGTCATTGTTGCACAGCATGAAAATCAACAAGGACGCTTATTAACGGGCTATTGCTCTTAAAACTTTTCGATGAGATTCAGGCAGCAATCCGAAGTGAAAACCCGTGAAGCGTTATCCGTGAAGCGTGAAGTTCTCAGCCACTTCTTGTTTCAGAAAAAGCTTCAAAAAGTCTGCTGGTGAAATAACCCGAACTCCTTGGCATAAGTTGGAAGGAAAATGGACCTGATTGCCGGTAACCAAGTACTCTACGCTACCCATAAGGGCTACCTCAAGAAACGGTTCGTCGTCGGCATCGGGTAAAGAAGTGAGAAGTGGAGAAGATGCTACGGTTTGGCCATTACGTTCAACATAATCAAGGATGGTGACAATCTTATCTTCCGCAAACTGAAACTTGGGACGCCTTAATACCTCATGGTATTCGGACAAGATACGGGCATCAACACACAAAGTCAGGTTGCCGGAGGAAATCATCCGAACAATGTCACCACATGCACCGAACGGCGATAGAAGACCTGCAACCAGAACATTCGTATCGAGGACGATCTTCATCGTTGTCGTTTTTCCCTCACTGTCTTGATTTCGGCGTCGATCTCCTCCATAGTGATTCTGTCTGTGCCCTGCACTGTGGACTGACGCTGAAGGCTCATAACAGCCTCGACGGCACGTGCCTGGCGAAACGCAGAGAGCGACTCTTCCAGGTTTGATTCATTAACCGCCGATAAAATAGCAATGGGCCGACCGTTACTGGTAACAATTAACTCCCGTTCCGTCGGGAGATTCTTCCAAACCTCGGCAGATTTCCCTCGTAAGTCACGTACGCTTATGAATTTCATAACCTAACCTCCAATTGTGTACTAA from Pseudomonadota bacterium encodes:
- a CDS encoding putative toxin-antitoxin system toxin component, PIN family, which translates into the protein MKIVLDTNVLVAGLLSPFGACGDIVRMISSGNLTLCVDARILSEYHEVLRRPKFQFAEDKIVTILDYVERNGQTVASSPLLTSLPDADDEPFLEVALMGSVEYLVTGNQVHFPSNLCQGVRVISPADFLKLFLKQEVAENFTLHG
- a CDS encoding type II toxin-antitoxin system Phd/YefM family antitoxin, which translates into the protein MKFISVRDLRGKSAEVWKNLPTERELIVTSNGRPIAILSAVNESNLEESLSAFRQARAVEAVMSLQRQSTVQGTDRITMEEIDAEIKTVREKRQR